One window of Deltaproteobacteria bacterium genomic DNA carries:
- the metF gene encoding methylenetetrahydrofolate reductase [NAD(P)H] — protein sequence MKLADLYAQPGLTLSVEFFPPKTDKGEENLFSEIGVIKRLNPSFCSVTYGAGGSTREKTVYLVDRIHGQCQMDVMCHLTVVGQSKDDARGVLRSLKEKGIENVLALGGDPPAGTTDWQPHPDGFHYAAELVREALSMGGLCVAVAGFPEVHPRAVSRESDLNFLKAKCDAGASAIITQLFFDNDFFYRFVDDLRKLGVKVPIIPGILPVLSAPQVRRFTSLCGSAIPAALEKLIAKVENDDDAAVQVGIDYATKQCEGLIKFGVPGIHLYSLNKSHSVVAIHKNLGL from the coding sequence GTGAAATTAGCCGACCTCTACGCCCAACCTGGGCTAACCCTCTCGGTTGAATTCTTTCCTCCAAAGACAGACAAAGGCGAAGAAAACCTCTTTAGCGAAATCGGTGTTATAAAGAGGCTCAATCCGTCCTTCTGTTCTGTAACGTACGGAGCTGGCGGAAGCACGCGCGAAAAAACCGTCTACCTAGTCGACCGCATTCACGGGCAGTGTCAAATGGATGTCATGTGTCATTTGACCGTCGTCGGCCAGTCGAAGGACGATGCCCGCGGCGTGCTACGAAGCCTCAAAGAAAAGGGTATCGAAAACGTTTTGGCATTGGGCGGCGATCCGCCGGCGGGGACGACGGATTGGCAGCCGCACCCGGACGGGTTTCACTACGCTGCTGAGCTGGTGCGCGAGGCGTTATCGATGGGCGGCCTCTGTGTCGCGGTGGCGGGTTTCCCGGAAGTGCATCCGCGGGCTGTCAGCCGCGAATCGGATCTCAACTTTCTCAAGGCCAAGTGCGACGCCGGTGCCTCGGCGATTATCACGCAGTTGTTTTTCGACAACGATTTTTTCTACCGCTTCGTAGACGATCTGCGTAAACTTGGAGTCAAGGTGCCGATCATCCCGGGCATATTGCCAGTGCTCTCGGCACCCCAGGTGCGCCGTTTTACCAGCCTGTGCGGTTCGGCGATTCCCGCGGCCTTGGAAAAGCTGATCGCCAAAGTGGAGAATGACGATGACGCGGCGGTGCAGGTCGGTATCGATTACGCGACCAAGCAGTGCGAAGGGCTCATCAAGTTCGGCGTCCCGGGAATCCATCTCTATTCACTCAACAAATCCCATTCGGTTGTGGCCATCCACAAAAATCTCGGTCTTTAA
- a CDS encoding group 1 truncated hemoglobin has product MEESPAPQESLFCQLGGEAKLRQIVDVFIDRVFADRMIGFFFAKADRQRIKEMEYQHAAQFLGAEIEYQGRPLDRAHAKHPIMGGHFARRRQILKETLEEFQVPTPIVQAWLSHTDRLRSLITAQSGSGCDPIAARNSAQSHRS; this is encoded by the coding sequence ATGGAAGAATCACCCGCGCCACAAGAGAGCCTATTCTGTCAGCTCGGCGGTGAAGCCAAGCTGCGCCAGATTGTTGACGTCTTTATCGACCGTGTATTTGCCGACCGCATGATCGGTTTCTTTTTTGCAAAGGCTGATCGCCAGAGGATCAAAGAAATGGAGTATCAGCATGCGGCGCAATTTTTGGGCGCGGAGATCGAGTATCAAGGCAGACCGCTCGACCGAGCCCACGCGAAACATCCCATCATGGGCGGCCACTTCGCGCGCCGCCGGCAAATCTTGAAAGAGACCCTGGAAGAGTTTCAGGTGCCGACACCGATCGTCCAAGCCTGGCTTAGCCATACGGACCGGCTCAGGAGCCTGATTACCGCACAGAGCGGTTCCGGTTGTGACCCCATTGCGGCGCGTAACAGCGCCCAGAGCCACCGCTCCTAG
- a CDS encoding SUF system Fe-S cluster assembly protein — MFGWGKKAATKMESLNETVIEAQVYDALRTCFDPEIPVNIYELGLIYEVHVNETGVVDIRMTLTSPHCPAVQSMPAEIEGKVKAIPGVTEVKIDLVWEPPWDQSKMSEAARLQLGMM; from the coding sequence ATGTTTGGCTGGGGTAAAAAGGCAGCGACGAAAATGGAAAGCCTTAACGAAACCGTCATTGAAGCGCAGGTCTATGACGCGCTGCGCACCTGTTTCGATCCGGAAATTCCGGTAAACATCTATGAGCTGGGTTTGATCTACGAAGTGCACGTCAACGAGACGGGTGTTGTCGATATTCGCATGACGCTGACTTCGCCCCATTGTCCAGCCGTGCAATCGATGCCGGCGGAGATCGAGGGCAAAGTCAAAGCCATTCCCGGCGTGACCGAGGTGAAGATCGATCTGGTTTGGGAGCCGCCCTGGGATCAGAGTAAGATGTCCGAGGCGGCGCGGCTGCAGCTCGGCATGATGTAA
- the sufT gene encoding putative Fe-S cluster assembly protein SufT encodes MTSDKAIVLSRDCDAVMVPSGEPLTLRGGSSVWVTQTLGGAYTVMTDHGHMARIDGRDADALGFTPETQGEESVVRSLEEAERRVWEKLKTCFDPEIPVNIVDLGLIYDCAVALASAGRYNATVRFTLTAQGCGMGQFLRDDIRRKLLSIPAIEQANVELVWEPPWSQSRMSGAAKSQLGIE; translated from the coding sequence ATGACCAGTGACAAAGCGATAGTTTTGAGCCGTGATTGCGACGCCGTTATGGTGCCAAGCGGCGAGCCGTTGACGCTGCGCGGCGGCAGCTCGGTTTGGGTTACGCAGACTCTTGGCGGCGCCTACACAGTGATGACCGACCATGGTCACATGGCGCGTATCGACGGTCGTGACGCCGATGCTTTGGGTTTTACGCCGGAAACGCAGGGCGAGGAAAGCGTCGTGCGCTCGCTCGAAGAAGCAGAGCGGCGCGTTTGGGAAAAGCTGAAAACCTGCTTCGACCCGGAAATTCCCGTGAACATCGTCGACCTCGGGCTCATTTACGATTGCGCGGTGGCGCTGGCTTCGGCCGGGCGCTACAACGCGACGGTGCGGTTTACTTTAACAGCCCAAGGCTGCGGTATGGGGCAATTTCTGCGCGACGATATTCGCCGTAAGTTATTGTCGATTCCCGCGATTGAACAGGCCAATGTCGAGCTAGTCTGGGAGCCGCCCTGGAGCCAGAGTCGAATGTCCGGCGCGGCGAAGTCGCAACTGGGTATCGAGTGA
- a CDS encoding SUF system NifU family Fe-S cluster assembly protein, with protein sequence MSDLDDLYQEVILDHNKSPRNFRVIEHADHKAEGYNPLCGDHVTVYVDLENGVIKDISFQGSGCAISKASASLMTAELKGKTEAQAEILFENVHRMLTGEGDDDASANVGKLAILSGVCKFPARVKCASLAWHTVHSALKGRSEVASTES encoded by the coding sequence ATGTCAGATTTGGACGACCTGTATCAAGAAGTCATTCTTGACCACAATAAAAGCCCGCGCAATTTTCGCGTGATCGAGCATGCCGATCATAAAGCGGAAGGCTACAATCCCTTATGCGGCGATCACGTCACGGTTTACGTCGATCTTGAAAACGGCGTCATCAAAGACATCAGTTTCCAGGGCTCGGGTTGCGCCATTTCAAAAGCGTCGGCGTCGTTGATGACCGCGGAGCTCAAAGGCAAGACCGAGGCGCAGGCTGAAATTCTCTTTGAGAACGTGCACAGGATGCTCACTGGGGAAGGGGATGACGACGCATCTGCCAATGTGGGCAAGCTGGCGATTCTTTCGGGTGTCTGCAAGTTCCCGGCGCGGGTGAAGTGCGCCAGTTTGGCCTGGCACACGGTGCATTCCGCATTGAAGGGCAGAAGCGAAGTTGCGTCCACCGAGTCCTAA
- a CDS encoding cysteine desulfurase, whose translation MKAATEIPSQVRAFDVAAIRREFPILAQSVHGKALVYLDNGATSQKPQSVIAAIEHYYAKENSNIHRGVHSLSEQATAAYEKARGKVRAFVNARSDKEIIYVRGTTEAINLVAQSYGRGFLKAGDEIIVSAMEHHSNIVPWQMLCEQVGARLRVIPISHDGELVVEEFRRLLNNRTRFVSITHVSNALGTVVPVKEVIAAAHDRGVPVMLDGAQAVPHLKIDVQDLGCDFYAFSGHKMFGPTGVGILYGRAELLEKMPPWQGGGDMISLVTFEKTHYNVLPYKFEAGTPHIAGGIALGVAIDYLNGLDWPQVMAHEHELLEYATETLLEIPGLKIIGTAKEKAGVLSFVFDHIHAHDVGTILDQEGVAVRAGHHCAMPVMQRFGVPATTRASFAFYNTKEEIDVLARAVKRVLKVFG comes from the coding sequence ATGAAAGCCGCCACGGAAATCCCTTCGCAAGTGCGCGCTTTTGATGTCGCGGCGATTCGTCGGGAATTTCCCATTCTCGCGCAGTCGGTGCACGGCAAAGCGCTGGTCTACCTCGACAACGGCGCCACCAGCCAAAAGCCGCAAAGCGTCATCGCCGCGATCGAACACTACTACGCAAAAGAGAATTCCAACATCCACCGCGGCGTGCACTCCTTGAGCGAGCAAGCCACCGCGGCCTATGAGAAGGCGCGCGGCAAGGTGCGAGCGTTTGTCAACGCGCGCAGCGACAAAGAGATCATCTACGTCCGCGGCACCACCGAGGCGATCAATCTGGTGGCACAGAGTTACGGCCGGGGGTTTCTCAAGGCCGGCGACGAAATCATCGTCTCGGCGATGGAGCACCACTCCAACATCGTGCCCTGGCAGATGCTCTGCGAACAGGTGGGGGCGCGTTTGCGGGTGATTCCGATCAGCCACGATGGCGAGTTGGTGGTCGAGGAGTTTCGCCGGCTGCTCAACAACCGCACCAGGTTTGTCTCGATCACCCATGTTTCCAACGCGCTTGGCACGGTTGTTCCCGTCAAAGAAGTGATCGCGGCGGCGCACGATCGCGGCGTGCCAGTTATGCTCGATGGCGCCCAGGCGGTGCCGCATTTAAAAATCGACGTGCAGGATCTGGGTTGTGACTTTTACGCTTTTTCCGGCCACAAGATGTTCGGGCCCACCGGAGTCGGCATCTTGTATGGCCGCGCTGAGCTGCTGGAAAAGATGCCGCCGTGGCAGGGCGGCGGCGATATGATCAGCCTGGTGACTTTCGAAAAAACCCACTACAACGTTTTGCCCTACAAGTTCGAAGCCGGCACGCCGCACATCGCCGGCGGCATCGCCTTGGGTGTCGCGATCGACTATCTAAACGGCTTGGACTGGCCGCAAGTGATGGCGCACGAGCATGAATTGCTCGAGTACGCGACCGAAACGTTGTTGGAAATCCCAGGGCTCAAGATCATCGGCACGGCCAAAGAAAAGGCGGGGGTGCTGTCGTTTGTCTTCGACCATATTCATGCCCATGATGTGGGCACGATTCTCGATCAAGAAGGGGTGGCGGTGCGCGCCGGCCATCACTGCGCCATGCCGGTTATGCAGCGCTTCGGCGTGCCGGCAACGACCCGGGCTTCGTTTGCGTTTTACAACACCAAAGAGGAAATCGATGTACTCGCGCGCGCGGTCAAGCGAGTATTAAAGGTATTCGGCTAA
- the sufD gene encoding Fe-S cluster assembly protein SufD has translation MDQNGAGRRGPLISVFVMQSQPSIDRYTALFKQQYANGSARGPEWLLPIREAALANFRERGFPTTHDEDWKYTSLDRIAAGDFQVARGPASVSLDTVLAHSFVAAVHARIVFVDGCYAPELSSVTNSEVRIESLAAVVLRGDAVLRERVSSWPGEQNSLLALNTAFVNDGAVIRVGRGCRLGQPIELMFVATDGATPLASHPRNLVVCEAGSEAPIVENYCSLGDGKYFTNSVTDMLVEADAIVDHYCVEREGANGFHVNQLAVEVARNGRLTAHTVTLGGALVRNDVHVALNGEGAECTLNGLYLLDGQQHVDNHTEIDHAQPHTSSRELYKGILSGAAHAVFNGKIVVRRDAQKTDARQTNKNLLLSENGVVNTKPQLEIYADDVKCSHGSTIGQLDRDALFYLRSRGIGSDDARSLLSYAFASDVVSRIRIASMRERLDEYLLQRFGRN, from the coding sequence TTGGATCAAAACGGCGCCGGCCGCCGCGGCCCACTGATTTCTGTTTTTGTCATGCAATCCCAGCCGAGCATCGACCGCTATACCGCCCTGTTCAAGCAACAGTATGCCAACGGCAGCGCGCGCGGCCCGGAATGGCTGCTGCCGATTCGCGAGGCCGCGCTGGCGAATTTTCGTGAGCGCGGGTTTCCGACGACCCATGACGAGGATTGGAAGTACACGAGCCTCGACCGGATTGCCGCGGGGGATTTTCAGGTTGCCCGCGGCCCGGCATCGGTTTCACTGGACACGGTCTTAGCGCACTCGTTTGTCGCCGCGGTTCACGCACGCATCGTTTTTGTTGATGGTTGTTATGCACCGGAGCTGAGTTCGGTGACCAATTCTGAAGTACGCATCGAGAGCTTGGCGGCAGTGGTTCTGCGCGGCGACGCGGTGTTGCGCGAGCGAGTTAGCTCTTGGCCAGGGGAGCAGAATTCTTTGTTGGCGCTCAACACCGCTTTTGTCAACGATGGCGCGGTGATTCGCGTCGGCCGCGGTTGTCGACTGGGGCAGCCAATTGAGCTGATGTTCGTTGCCACAGATGGCGCCACGCCGCTGGCCAGTCATCCGCGTAATCTGGTCGTTTGTGAAGCGGGTAGCGAAGCGCCGATTGTCGAGAACTACTGTAGTCTGGGCGACGGTAAGTATTTCACCAATAGTGTGACAGATATGTTGGTGGAAGCGGACGCAATCGTCGATCACTACTGCGTCGAGCGCGAGGGAGCCAACGGTTTTCACGTGAACCAGTTGGCCGTTGAAGTCGCGCGCAATGGACGCTTGACGGCCCACACCGTGACCCTCGGCGGCGCGCTGGTGCGCAACGACGTTCACGTCGCGCTCAACGGTGAGGGTGCCGAGTGCACGCTCAATGGGCTTTACCTGCTCGATGGTCAGCAGCATGTCGACAATCATACGGAGATCGACCACGCCCAGCCGCATACCAGTAGCCGGGAATTGTACAAGGGTATTCTCAGCGGCGCCGCCCATGCGGTTTTTAACGGCAAGATCGTGGTTCGTAGGGATGCGCAAAAAACCGACGCGCGCCAGACCAATAAGAACCTGCTGCTGTCGGAAAACGGCGTGGTTAACACCAAGCCGCAGCTGGAAATCTATGCCGACGATGTTAAATGCAGCCACGGCTCGACCATCGGTCAACTCGATCGCGATGCTTTGTTTTACCTGCGCTCGCGCGGTATCGGCAGCGACGACGCGCGCAGTCTTTTGAGCTACGCCTTCGCCAGCGACGTTGTCAGCCGGATCAGGATTGCGTCGATGCGGGAGCGGCTCGATGAATACCTGTTGCAGCGTTTTGGCCGGAACTAG
- the sufC gene encoding Fe-S cluster assembly ATPase SufC has protein sequence MLEIKNLRAKAGEKEILRGINLKVAAGEVHAIMGPNGSGKSTLAHVLSGRENYAVTGGEVIYNGKDLLAMSPEERAREGVFLAFQYPVEIPGVSTTYFLKAAVNAIRKHRGQDELDAMEFLALIKEKMKLVEMDQALANRPLNEGFSGGEKKRNEVLQMAVLDPRLAILDETDSGLDIDALRIVAGGVNALRSKDRAMMVITHYQRLLDYIVPDVIHVLYQGQIVRTGTKELALELEAKGYDWIKTAPAAAAH, from the coding sequence ATGCTTGAGATTAAAAACTTACGAGCCAAGGCCGGGGAGAAAGAGATTCTCCGCGGCATCAACTTAAAAGTCGCGGCCGGCGAAGTGCACGCGATCATGGGCCCCAACGGCTCGGGCAAGAGCACGCTGGCGCATGTGCTTTCCGGACGTGAAAACTACGCGGTCACCGGTGGCGAGGTGATCTACAACGGCAAAGATCTGCTGGCCATGAGCCCAGAAGAGCGGGCGCGCGAGGGCGTGTTCTTAGCCTTTCAGTATCCAGTCGAAATTCCCGGTGTGAGCACGACTTATTTCCTCAAAGCCGCGGTCAATGCGATTCGCAAACACCGCGGTCAAGACGAGCTCGATGCCATGGAATTTCTCGCACTTATCAAAGAAAAGATGAAGTTGGTTGAAATGGATCAAGCGCTGGCCAATCGGCCCTTGAACGAGGGTTTTTCCGGCGGCGAAAAAAAACGCAATGAAGTTTTACAAATGGCGGTGCTCGATCCGCGCCTGGCGATTCTCGATGAAACCGATTCGGGTCTAGACATCGATGCCCTGCGCATCGTCGCCGGCGGGGTGAACGCTTTGCGCTCCAAAGACCGCGCGATGATGGTCATCACGCATTATCAACGGCTGCTCGATTACATCGTGCCCGATGTTATCCACGTGCTCTATCAAGGGCAGATCGTGCGCACGGGCACAAAAGAGCTGGCGCTGGAGCTCGAAGCCAAAGGCTACGATTGGATCAAAACGGCGCCGGCCGCCGCGGCCCACTGA
- a CDS encoding Rrf2 family transcriptional regulator, which yields MARVKRKAERSSLMNVGRRVDYAVRALAFLAGQPAGRIVSRSDIEKSQDIPSFYLSKIMKDLVAGGLVQSHIGSKGGFALAKPAADVSIKDIYEAVERPLALMECLEQGASFCSYCAVCSQKSVWEEAQGVLVKYLAGVSISDIADRQGLRGRLVKAPLQKAS from the coding sequence GTGGCAAGGGTAAAGCGCAAAGCTGAGCGCAGCTCGCTGATGAATGTCGGACGGCGCGTCGACTACGCTGTGCGCGCGTTGGCATTTCTAGCTGGGCAACCGGCCGGGCGCATCGTCAGCCGCTCCGATATCGAGAAAAGCCAAGACATTCCGTCATTTTACTTATCGAAAATCATGAAAGACTTGGTGGCCGGCGGGCTGGTGCAATCGCACATCGGTTCCAAGGGCGGCTTTGCGCTGGCCAAGCCGGCTGCCGACGTCAGCATCAAAGACATTTACGAAGCAGTCGAACGACCGCTGGCGCTGATGGAATGTTTAGAGCAGGGCGCGAGCTTTTGTTCCTACTGCGCGGTTTGTTCGCAGAAGTCGGTCTGGGAAGAGGCGCAGGGGGTGCTGGTCAAATACCTAGCCGGCGTGTCGATCTCAGACATCGCCGATCGTCAGGGGCTGCGCGGCCGGCTAGTCAAGGCGCCGTTGCAGAAGGCAAGTTAA
- a CDS encoding LLM class flavin-dependent oxidoreductase, with the protein MKIAIGLPSRIADISAEVIIEWATRAERGPFSSIVVTDRVVSAALEPLAVLAVAAGATKRIGLMTSVVIGPTRETTLLARQAATIDVLSNGRLCLGVGIGVRENDYLATGNDFHRRGRRSAEQYATLRRLWAGEKLSAETGVIAPKSPRPGGPELLIGGYVPAIAERIAKWGDGYMAPGGGEPEAMAKLWQRLNQLWQQEKRSGKPRWVGASYFALGPKASEQAGAYIQANYGYNPQLAATRLSTLPTTRAALEESIKRQADMGVDEFVLRPCAEDLQQMDLLAEVADRLG; encoded by the coding sequence ATGAAAATTGCCATCGGCTTGCCGAGCCGGATCGCAGACATATCGGCAGAAGTTATCATTGAATGGGCGACGCGTGCGGAGCGCGGGCCGTTCTCAAGCATTGTTGTCACCGATCGAGTGGTTTCGGCGGCGTTGGAGCCGCTCGCGGTGCTTGCGGTTGCGGCGGGCGCGACCAAGCGCATCGGTTTGATGACCAGCGTGGTCATTGGACCGACGCGGGAGACCACGTTACTGGCGCGCCAGGCGGCGACCATCGACGTGCTATCGAACGGACGGCTTTGTTTGGGCGTTGGCATCGGCGTGCGCGAGAACGACTATCTCGCCACCGGCAATGATTTCCATCGGCGCGGCCGGCGCTCGGCGGAGCAGTATGCGACTCTGCGCCGACTTTGGGCTGGGGAAAAGTTGTCGGCGGAAACCGGTGTGATCGCTCCCAAGTCTCCACGCCCCGGTGGACCTGAGTTGCTGATCGGCGGTTACGTGCCGGCGATCGCCGAGCGCATCGCCAAATGGGGCGACGGTTACATGGCGCCGGGCGGCGGTGAGCCCGAAGCGATGGCGAAATTGTGGCAGCGCCTCAATCAATTGTGGCAGCAAGAAAAACGCAGCGGCAAGCCGCGTTGGGTTGGCGCGAGCTATTTTGCCCTCGGTCCCAAAGCGTCGGAGCAGGCGGGGGCGTATATCCAAGCCAACTATGGATACAATCCGCAATTGGCGGCGACACGCTTGAGCACATTGCCGACGACCCGCGCGGCGCTCGAAGAGTCGATCAAGCGCCAGGCTGACATGGGCGTTGACGAGTTTGTTTTACGCCCCTGTGCCGAAGACTTGCAACAGATGGATTTGTTGGCGGAAGTTGCAGATCGGCTCGGATGA
- a CDS encoding acyl-CoA dehydrogenase, with product MDFNLPEELQILRDTVRKFVDKDLIPLERTYRHDSEGPMPEHLLKPLQETARSMGLWMLDVPAEYGGAGLGLLPRCVIHEEIARAASLPFRGLELFGPEVRPVLFHCNAEQKKRFLEPVLRGEIRFCFAQTEPDSGSDPAAMRTRAILDGDHFIINGTKRFITAAGRSDYVQLMAVTDLEKRARGGITCFAVDLKTPGVTLERQWPAMMGEAPWQLLFEDVRVPAANVIGQVGGGFSLAQKWIGEGRIRGHGARPVGIASRALDMMIEYSKVRTTFGQPLANRQVIQFMIADSAMEIHAVRNMVYECAWRVDRGEDVRDLSYMVKIMATEMASRVVDRSIQVHGGLGLMKELPLEWWYRQIRSTRITEGANEVLRWRLGQNIIKNHKS from the coding sequence ATGGACTTCAATCTCCCTGAAGAGCTGCAAATCCTGCGCGACACGGTGCGCAAATTCGTCGACAAGGATTTGATCCCTTTAGAACGCACCTACCGGCACGACAGCGAAGGGCCGATGCCGGAGCACTTGCTCAAACCACTCCAAGAAACCGCCAGGAGCATGGGCTTGTGGATGCTCGACGTGCCGGCGGAATACGGCGGCGCCGGTCTCGGGCTCTTGCCGCGCTGCGTTATCCACGAGGAAATTGCCCGCGCGGCATCCCTGCCCTTTCGCGGCCTGGAGCTATTCGGCCCCGAAGTGCGGCCGGTGTTGTTTCACTGCAACGCAGAACAGAAGAAACGCTTTTTAGAACCGGTCTTAAGAGGCGAAATTCGTTTTTGTTTTGCCCAGACCGAACCCGACTCCGGCAGCGACCCAGCGGCGATGCGCACCCGCGCGATCCTGGACGGCGATCATTTCATTATCAACGGCACCAAGCGCTTTATCACCGCGGCCGGCCGCTCCGACTACGTCCAGCTCATGGCGGTCACCGACTTGGAGAAGCGCGCCCGCGGCGGCATCACCTGCTTCGCGGTCGATTTAAAAACACCCGGCGTGACGCTCGAACGGCAATGGCCGGCGATGATGGGCGAAGCGCCCTGGCAGCTTTTGTTTGAAGACGTGCGCGTGCCGGCCGCCAACGTCATCGGCCAAGTGGGCGGCGGTTTCTCTCTCGCGCAGAAATGGATCGGCGAAGGGCGCATCCGCGGCCACGGCGCGCGCCCGGTGGGCATCGCTTCGCGCGCGTTGGATATGATGATCGAATATTCCAAAGTGCGCACCACCTTCGGCCAGCCGCTGGCCAATCGTCAGGTGATTCAGTTCATGATCGCCGACTCGGCGATGGAGATTCATGCGGTGCGCAATATGGTTTATGAATGCGCCTGGCGCGTCGACCGCGGCGAAGACGTGCGCGATCTTTCCTACATGGTCAAAATTATGGCGACGGAAATGGCCAGCCGCGTGGTCGATCGCTCCATTCAAGTCCACGGCGGCTTGGGGCTAATGAAAGAGCTGCCGCTCGAATGGTGGTACCGGCAGATCCGCAGCACGCGCATCACCGAAGGCGCCAACGAGGTGCTGCGCTGGCGGCTCGGGCAGAACATCATAAAAAATCACAAGTCCTGA
- a CDS encoding NAD(P)-dependent oxidoreductase, producing MANKTIAMLHPGNMGATIGAAAATSGARVLWCSAGRSAASRQRAEQAGLHEAKTVRDAVGQSDIVLSVCPPEAALSVAQQLAQENFQGIYVDANAVSRATAEQIGAVVTKAGARFVDGGIIGSPVKKAGTTRLYLSGAGAKDIAALFSQSMLDARAISEVPGEASALKVAYAAWTKGTDALILAIRAYAQYEGVDQALLEEWKISQPSLEQKTVRAAATAAPKMWRYTGEMEEISAAFKVAGLPGGFHEGAARLCERLAGFKDMTDPPLPVDRVIAELLRR from the coding sequence ATGGCCAACAAAACCATCGCCATGCTCCATCCCGGCAACATGGGCGCCACCATTGGCGCCGCCGCGGCCACCAGCGGCGCGCGCGTGCTATGGTGTTCCGCAGGACGCAGCGCGGCATCGCGTCAGCGCGCCGAGCAAGCAGGGTTGCACGAAGCCAAAACGGTCCGTGATGCCGTCGGCCAGAGCGATATTGTGCTGTCGGTTTGCCCGCCCGAAGCCGCGCTCAGCGTCGCCCAGCAACTCGCCCAGGAAAATTTCCAGGGCATCTACGTCGACGCCAACGCCGTATCGCGCGCCACCGCCGAACAGATCGGCGCCGTCGTGACCAAGGCCGGCGCCCGCTTCGTCGATGGCGGCATCATCGGCTCGCCGGTGAAAAAGGCTGGCACGACGCGCCTGTACTTATCCGGCGCCGGCGCCAAGGACATCGCTGCATTGTTTTCCCAGAGCATGCTCGACGCCCGGGCGATCAGCGAGGTTCCCGGCGAAGCCTCGGCTTTGAAAGTTGCCTACGCGGCGTGGACCAAAGGCACCGACGCCTTGATCTTGGCGATCCGCGCCTATGCGCAGTACGAGGGCGTCGACCAAGCGCTCTTGGAAGAATGGAAAATTTCCCAGCCGTCGCTCGAGCAAAAAACCGTCCGCGCCGCGGCCACCGCTGCGCCAAAAATGTGGCGCTACACGGGCGAGATGGAAGAAATTTCAGCCGCCTTCAAAGTAGCCGGCCTGCCGGGTGGATTTCACGAGGGCGCCGCGCGCCTGTGCGAGCGGCTGGCTGGCTTCAAAGACATGACCGATCCGCCGCTGCCGGTGGATCGGGTCATTGCGGAATTATTGCGGCGCTAG
- a CDS encoding DUF4410 domain-containing protein — MLSLSQHSYDFFSRLRRDSRYPTANLYLGFFSFVAPLATNLSLLMHPNSLLKTQRSALLTLGIFLLCFGCAQTGVRLVGHTIETKLPAPARVLVYDFAVDANDVKEYQGILRQQPSIKEPLERQRAIAKVVSNALTAELVGGLRRLGMRVERSARDVEPAETDLLIDGRFLQVDEGSPFKRLVFGLGSGTSRVETRVQVFQGAQLRKLLEFTTHSESSKMPGAALTVPATAAAPIGASISLGAANAASTGFKPDSDEVVPMAGSSGDQAVRYLSEFFARQGWIPPDRVRRARIAY, encoded by the coding sequence ATGCTGAGCTTGTCGCAGCATTCCTACGATTTTTTCAGCCGCCTGCGCAGGGACAGCCGCTACCCGACAGCTAATCTCTATCTCGGTTTCTTTTCTTTCGTCGCACCGCTTGCTACAAATCTATCACTACTGATGCATCCGAATTCCCTTCTCAAAACTCAACGCTCAGCGCTTTTGACTCTCGGTATTTTCCTCCTGTGCTTCGGCTGCGCCCAAACCGGTGTGCGGCTAGTGGGTCACACAATCGAGACTAAGTTGCCCGCGCCCGCGCGGGTGTTAGTCTATGATTTCGCCGTCGACGCCAACGACGTCAAAGAATATCAAGGCATCCTGCGCCAGCAGCCCTCGATCAAAGAACCGCTCGAGCGACAACGCGCGATCGCCAAAGTCGTATCGAACGCGCTGACCGCTGAGCTTGTCGGCGGGCTGCGCCGCTTGGGCATGCGCGTCGAGCGCAGCGCGCGCGACGTTGAACCGGCCGAAACCGATTTGCTCATCGACGGCCGTTTTCTCCAGGTCGACGAAGGCAGCCCCTTCAAACGGTTGGTGTTCGGATTGGGCTCGGGCACTTCACGCGTGGAAACCCGCGTGCAAGTTTTTCAGGGAGCACAGCTGCGCAAACTGTTGGAATTCACCACCCATTCTGAGAGCAGCAAAATGCCCGGCGCAGCGCTCACCGTCCCGGCCACCGCCGCCGCGCCCATCGGCGCGAGCATCTCCCTCGGCGCCGCCAACGCCGCCAGCACCGGGTTCAAGCCCGACAGCGACGAAGTCGTGCCGATGGCCGGTTCGAGCGGCGACCAGGCCGTGCGCTATCTATCGGAGTTCTTCGCCCGGCAAGGTTGGATCCCCCCAGACAGAGTCCGGCGCGCGCGTATCGCCTACTAG